The DNA segment GTGCTGCGCGCCGAGCCGCGCCGCGTCGCGCGCGACGTCCACTCGCAGGGGCACGCTCGCGAGCGCCACCGTCGACAGCAGCGCGCCGTGCGCGTCGGACAGGGCCGCGATGCGGTGGGCGAGGAGCGAATCGACCGTGAGGCCGGTCTCGAGCGAGTGATCGTCGGGAAGGGCGGCGTAGTAGGTCGCCAGCTCGGTGGCAAACAACGGGTTGCCTTTGGCCTCCGCGACGATGTGGTCCACCAGGGCGGCGGGGGCGTCCGGCGCGTGGGCCCCGACGATGGCGCGAACGTCGTCGTCCTTCAGTGGGCCGATGTCCAGTCGGGTCGCGGCGAACGCGCGGTCTCCGACCTCTTCGCGCACGGCCCGCAGAAATGGGCTCGAGTCGACCGCGTCGCTGCGCGCGGCGCCGACGAACAGCACGCCGCGCATCGGGCTGCGCAGCCACTGCGCGACGAACTCCACACTGTCGAGATCGCCCCACTGCAGGTCGTCGATCACGGCGACGACCGGCTGGGCGTCCGCGAGTGCCTCGATCGCCGTGCGCAGTCCGGCGAACGCGCGGCGCCGGCGCTCGATCGGATCGTAGGGAGACGGCGACGGCTGCCAGCGCATCTCACCGAGGGGGATGCGAGCGATCGGAAACACCGGCGACATGACGTCGAGCGCGTCGCGGATGGCGTCGCTGAGGTCCGCTCGCTTGCGGACGTTCGCGCACAGCGCATCGACCAGACCGTCGAGCGCCTTGTGCGGGATCGTCTCGCGCTCGTAGCAGCGGCCGCGGAGGACCACGGCGCCGGCGCGCGCCGCGCGCTCGCAAAACTGGTCGAGCACGGTCGTCTTGCCGATGCCGGACGGCCCGGTGACGAACACGCTCGCCCCGCGAGCGGCACCGGTGGCGGGCACGCGCTGTTCGAGTCGCGCGAGTTCGTCGGACCGGACCGCCACGCGCCGGTCGGCTTGCGACGGATGGGTCGTTGCGCCCGCCGACTCGGCGCCGAGCAGCGCGAAGATCTCATCCGCCGCCGGGCGCGCCCGCGGATCGGGGTCGAGCAATGCGACGGCCAGCGACGCCAGGTCGCGGGCGGCAGGCGGCAGGTCGGGGCGCCGTTGGTCGGGCGGAACCGGCCGCGAGGGCTCGGGCGCAATGGCGAGCGTGGCTGGCCGGTCGGGAAACGGGTGCAGCCCCGTGAGCGCTTCGTACAGGACGACACCAAAGCTGTACCAGTCGCTCGCGGGCGTCGGACGTTCGCCGGCGAGGACCTCGGGCGCCATGTAGCGCGGCGTGCCGGCGATGCCCCCGCCGGCGTCCTCGTCGTCGTGCAGCGCCTCCAGGATGATGCCGAAGTCCAACAAGACGACGCGGCCCGCGTGGGTGACGAGGATGTTCGATGGCTTGATGTCGCAGTGGATGCGGCCGTGCTCGTGCAGCGCGTGGATGCCCGCGGCGAGCTGGCGCGCCGCCGCGCGCAGCCGGTCGGGGTCGGCCGGCGTGCGCAACACGCGGCGCGACGGTCGCGAGGTTGGGGCGCCGCTCGGCGTCGCGGTCCCACTCGGCGACGCCGGGACGGTCGGAGCGGTTCGGGCGATGCTCGTGGTGGTTGCGGCATTGCACGCGACCGCGGCCGTCGGCGCGGCCTCGTCGCCGGCCGTCGCGACGCGCGCGCCGACGTAGTCGAAAAACGGCACGCCGTCGACGAGTTCCATCACGAGGCGCCAGCCGTCGTCGTCGGCCTCGAATTCGTACAGGCGCACCAGGTTCGGGTGCTGGATGTTGGCGAGCAGGCGGAACTCGCGCTTGAACCGCAGCAGCGAGTGCGCGTCGCGCCGCAGCAACGTCTTGACCGCGACCCGCTCACCGGTCTCCCGGTCGACCGCTTCGTGGACGGCGCCCATGCCCCCGCGACCGAGCGGGCGGACGATCGCGTACCGCGGCGTATCGCTCAGCATCCGACCCCTCGATCGGCGGGCGTCGGTCCGCTACCGAGGATCGCGCGGCACATCGCGGGGCCAGCAAATCGGGCCGGCGAAGCCAGCGCGGCCCCGGTCGAGGACGGCCGACGCCGCCGGCATCGCGTGGGGTTCGCGAGGGCGATCGCAGACGGGTGCACTCCCGGACGGATTATCGCATGGCGCGCGCGGTCGCGGTGCCCGCGGACGCGCAGTGCCGTCGGCCCCCGAGGCCGATGGCCGCTACGCCTCCCGGTCCGCCACCGGCTCGGTATCGAGCCGCGCGGCGACCGCGCGGTCGAGCGCGCGATCGAGCGCGTCGTGGCGGAGGATGCCGACGACGGCGTCCGAGTCGGCGGCGCACACGGGCAGCGCCGCGGCGCCGGTGGTGCGGAACGCGCGCAGCGCGGTGTACAGGTCGTCGGTCTCGCGCACGCGCGGCACCGGCACGGCCACGTCGTCCGCGATCACGTACGGGTGGGCCTCGACCAGCAGCGCGGCGCGCAGCGCGTCGAGCGAGACGATCCCGCGGCTGCCGTCCGGCCGCGCGACGAGCACCGCCGGTGCGTCGCCCTCCGCCATGGCGCGCAGCACGTCGTCGACGTGGGCCCCGGGCGCCACCTCGGGCAGCATCGCGCCGCGGTCGATTACGTCGCCGGCGCGGATCGACCGCAGCAGGTTGGCGACCGCCGCGTCGCGGTGGGCGGGCGACTCGATGCGGCTGCGGACCTGGCTGCGGTAGAGCGTCACCCGCCGCAGCGCCGCATACGCGATCGCCTCGGCGAGCATCAGCGGTACGAGCAGGTCGTAGCTGCCGGCAAGCTCGCACACCATGAACAGCGAGCTGATCGGCACGTTGGCGATGCCGCCGAAGAACGCGGCCATGCCGACGAGCGCGAACGCCCCGGGCTGCGGCACGACGCTCGGGGCGAGCTGGTGAAACAGGACGCCGAAGCCGCCGCCGACGAGCGCGCCGATGACCAGCGACGGGCCCATGTCGCCGCCGGCTCCGCCCGAGCCGATCGTGAGCGACACCGCGACCATCTTGAGCGCGGCGAGGCCGAACAGGACGAGCCAGAGGCGCTGGCCCTGCGGGTCGCCGTCGACGCCGGTGATCGCGTGCTGGGCCAGGCCGTAGCCGGCGCCGAGCGCCTGCGGCATCCACAGCGCGAGCAACCCGAGCAGCAGCCCGCCGATCGCCGGCCGCGCCCAGCCCGGCACGGGCAGCTTGGCGAACATGCGCGTCTCGGCGGCGTGCAGCAGGCTGGTGAACAGCGCGCCGACGAAGCACAGGCCGACGGCCATCGCCCCGTAAAGTGGCAGCGCGCGGGGGTCGAACGCGTAGCGGTGTTCGGTGGCGAACACGTGGCCGCTGCCGAACGCGAGCACGACGATCGAGTAGCCGGTGACCGACGCGATGATCGCCGGGATCAGCGCGTCGCTCTCGAAGTCGTCGCGGTAGAGCACTTCGACCGCGAACAGCGCGGCGCCAAGGGGCGTGCGGAACATCGCGCCGATGCCGGCCGCCGCGCCGGCGACCAGCAAGATGCGGCGCTCGCGCGGCCCGAGCTTGAGCCAGCGCGCCAACAGCGAGCCCATACCCGCCGACACCTGCAGCGTCGGCCCCTCGCGACCCGCCGCGCCGCCGGTGCCGAGGGTGAGCGCCGACGCGATCGCCTTGACGACCGGGATGCGCTTTTGCATCTGCCCGGTCCGCGAGTGAAACGTCGCGATGTAGGCGTCGCCTCCGGGGCCGGCCGCCGCGGGCGCCAGGTAGTGGACGAGCAGGCCCGCCACCAGCGCGCCGGCCGCCGGCAGCACGGCGACGAGCCACCAGCGCGTCGCGCCCGCCGCCGCCTCCGGCGTGACGTGGGCTTCGCCCCCCGCGCGGGGCAGCGGCAGCCGCGCCAGTTCGTCCAGTGCGAACCAGTGCGCCCACTCGATCGCGACGAAGAACAGCGTGGCGAAACAGCCGGCGAGCGCCCCGACGAGCAGCGACTGCAGCAGCAGCCGCCACATCTGTTGCAGGTCGACGTCCTGCCACGACGCGAGCACGGTCGACGGCGTGCGAAGCAGGTCGCGCAGCGCGTCGAGCGTGAAGGGACCGCGTGAGGGTGGCTCGGCCACCGATCGAAACAAGCGCACGCGCGCGCGCGCGTCAAGCGGCGGCGGCGCGGATGCGCGCCATCCGGCGCACCCGGCGGCGGCGCGCAGCCGGGTGCCGACCGCGCGGCGCGATCGCGGTCCGCGGCGCGGCGGTGCGATCGCGGTCCGCGCGCTACGCGGTCACCGCAGCTCGCCCGACGGCGGCTCGACCCCGAAGTGGCCGAGCGCGCCGACGCGAACCACGCCCGGGCCGCCCGGCGCGTAGAAGTTGCCGCCGACCGCGTAGGCGTGACCGGGCACGCCGGCGAACACCGCGTGCAGATCGATGACCGGCGGCTGCGCGGTGTCGTCGCGCCACGCCCCGTCCGGGCTGCGACGTAGCTTCACGCCCCCCATGCCGACGACGTACACGTCGCCGTCGTCGGCGCGGCTCACGCCGTTGAAGATGCCGGCCGGGATGCCCGGATCCTCGACCGTCCAGCCGTCCGCGGCGCGCCGGCACGCGACGGCCGGCGGGCCGCCCACGGCCCACACCTCGCCGCCGCCGCCCGCCACGGTAAACAGCGTGGCCGTCACGTCGCCGCACGACTCGCGTCGCCACGCGTCGCCGTCCCACCGCCAGATCGCGCCGCGCTGGCCGACCGCCCACACCGCGTCGGCGGCCGCGCCCCAGACCTTGAACAGGGCCGCGTCGACGCCGTCAGGGGTCGCGTCGATCCACTGGCCGTCCACCAGCCGCAGGATCACGCCGGCCGGCGGATCGGCCAGCGCGTCGCCGCCGACGGCCCACACGTCGCCGCCGGCGCCCCAGATGCCGTACAGGGTGAGTTCGGTCGGCGTCGCCATCGCGACGGCCTGCGCGCCGTCCCAGCGGACGACGCGGCCGCGTTCGCCGACGGCGTACACGTCGCCGCCGCCGTCGCCCCACACCCACCACAGCGTGTCGCCGGAGCCGGTGTCGATCTCGGTCCACGCCGTGCCGTCGTAGTGCAGCGCGATCGCGCCGAGGCCGTTGCCGAGGCCGCCGCCGACGGCGACCACGTCGTCGGGGCCGCCGGCCCACACGCTCAGCAACGCGCGGTCGACCTGGTCGGGGCCGAGCACCTCGGTCCACGCTGGCGCCGGATCGTCGCCGCACGCCGCGAGCGCCGCGGCCAGCGCCGCCGCGGCGGCCGCGCGACTCACGGGGCGCATACGCTCAACGCGCGCTGGACCTGGTCCATCGGGACCGGCCCCTGGCCTTCGTGGGAGAAGTCCACCAGTGGCTCGCCATCGGCGGCGCGCAGTTGGCTCAGGTCGTAGGTCGCGCCGTCGCCGTCGGTCGCCATGAACCGGCCGGTGCCGAAGCCGTACGCCTCGCGCGCTGCGGCGTCGTCGCACGCCGCGCCCGAGTCGGCGTGACAGCGCGAACACGGTTGCGGTGTAAACGATGTCACGTGCGGCATGTCGACCGCCCAGTTGTAGCCCGGTTTGCCGCTCGCCGTGCGCCGTACCCGGTCGGCGTACAGCTCGATTGGATTGCCGTCGGCGTCGCGGTCGACGCCGGAGAAGAACACCGCCATCGACGGGCACATCGACCGAAGCTTGCCGCGCCGGTCGACGCCGAGAAAGTACAGGTCGAGCGACACGCCCATCCGGCCGGTGACCTCGGCGCCGGGGGTGACTGCGCCGGTGAGCAGGTCCTTTTTCGACTGGCCGTAGTCCATCGTCACGTGGCAACCGAAGCAGTACTGGCGGTAGGCCGTGTGGCAGCCGTCGCACTCGATCACTTCGGTGTGGGAAAACCCGCGGTCGTTGCGGCCCATCGCCTCGACCATGCGCGGGTTGACGCCGCTGGCCAGCTTGTCGGCGATCTGGGTCACGCGCAACTCGCCGCCCATGCGCAACTGCAGGTAGATGCCGTCGTCGCGGCGCACGAGGCGGTCGAGCGGATCGCCGGCGCAGTTCCAGAACCGGTCGGGCGGCCCGCCGGTCGGCGCGCAATCGTCCTCGGCGCCGGGCGGGACCAGCGGGCCGGTCGCGCGGCCCTCGCGGATCGGCTCGTCCACCGTGCCGTGGCAGTTCTCGCAGCGGATCGCGACCTGGAACTTCGACGTCGACCAGATGCGGCCGTCGCCGTGCACGTCGCGGCCGACGTGGCAGTCGGCGCACACCATGCCGGCAGACCAGTGCAGGTCGGGCGGATGCGCCGGGTCGCTGGCCGCGTCGAGATAGAACTCGGGTGGGTGATTGTGCAACGACTCGCCGATGTTCGGAAACGGCGGGTCGTCGGAGAAACCCCACTCGACCACCCCGCGAAACAGCAGGCCGATGCGCGCGCCCTGAAAGTGGCAGCGCTCGCACTGGCTCTCGTCGATCGCCGTCGTGAGCACGTGGCGCTCCGGGTGCGGCGGTCGCTCGCGCACCGCCGACGCGTCCCCCGACAGCGAGATGCCGTCGTCGTTGTACAGCATGTGGCAGGCCGTGCAGCCGCTCGACCGGAAGTTGCCGCGCGCGTCGTTGCGGCCGTAGCTCCACTGGTGGCAGTGGGTGCAGTTTTTCGGGAGGTAGTGGTCGACCGCGGTCGCGACCTGATCGCGCGGCGCGTCGTCCGGCGGCGGCGCGGCCTGCACGACCGATGCTACCGTCCCGCGCGGCAGCGGCGCCGGCGCGAGCGGGTCGTCGAGATCGCGGCTGGCGAACACGGCCTCGCGCCCCTGAAGGCCCGCCTGGAACCGCGGGACGTTGAAGTGGCCGACGAACGTCGCCATCGACGATCGCTGTGCCGCGTAGACGAGCGACTGGTGACAGCCGGTGTCGCTGGCCCCCGGCGCTCCCGACCCGCACGATCGCTCCGCGACGCGGAAGTCCCCCGGGTTGACGAACCGCAGGTAGTCGGGATCGACCTGGTCGAGTTCGGCGACCGACAGGTTCTTGATGTAGCCGTCGCGTTCGGCGACGAACGCGGGTGCCGGCGCGACGTGTGCCGCCGCCTTGTCCGTCGCGGTTGGATCGCCGCCGTGGCACGCGGTGCACGTGAGTTCCGGCGGCGCGGGATGCGCCTGCTCGATGCCCGCGTGGCAGGCGGCTCGGGTGCACGACTCGCCGGAGTCGCCGCCGCCGCAGCCGGCGAGGGCGGCGGCGAGGGCGAGGGCGGCGGCGAGCGCTGCCGCGGCGGCGGCGAGCGTCCGGGGCGCCGCCGGGGGCGCGCTAGAAGCGGCGGAGGATGCCATGACCGGAAGCTTGCGCACTGCGGCCGCCGTCGTCGGTGACCGTCATCAACACGTCCACGGGCTTGTCCTGAATCTCCAGGTCGTCGCCGAGGTCTTCGGACGACACGACCACGGGCACCAGGTACAGAAACCCGTCGGCGCGGCAAAACAGGCGCTCGAGCGGCGTGTCGTCCTTGCGCGCGACGCGGGCCGGACCGTCGGCCGGCTGGTACGTCACCTCCAACCCGATGTGCGCCGACGTCGACAGATTGCGCGCGCGCAGCGCGAACTGCACGGCGAGAAACGTCTGGCCGTTGGACGACAGCGGAATGTCGCCTCCCGGCGCCAGCGGCTCGAAGTCGAGGAACGT comes from the Deltaproteobacteria bacterium genome and includes:
- a CDS encoding chloride channel protein — protein: MAEPPSRGPFTLDALRDLLRTPSTVLASWQDVDLQQMWRLLLQSLLVGALAGCFATLFFVAIEWAHWFALDELARLPLPRAGGEAHVTPEAAAGATRWWLVAVLPAAGALVAGLLVHYLAPAAAGPGGDAYIATFHSRTGQMQKRIPVVKAIASALTLGTGGAAGREGPTLQVSAGMGSLLARWLKLGPRERRILLVAGAAAGIGAMFRTPLGAALFAVEVLYRDDFESDALIPAIIASVTGYSIVVLAFGSGHVFATEHRYAFDPRALPLYGAMAVGLCFVGALFTSLLHAAETRMFAKLPVPGWARPAIGGLLLGLLALWMPQALGAGYGLAQHAITGVDGDPQGQRLWLVLFGLAALKMVAVSLTIGSGGAGGDMGPSLVIGALVGGGFGVLFHQLAPSVVPQPGAFALVGMAAFFGGIANVPISSLFMVCELAGSYDLLVPLMLAEAIAYAALRRVTLYRSQVRSRIESPAHRDAAVANLLRSIRAGDVIDRGAMLPEVAPGAHVDDVLRAMAEGDAPAVLVARPDGSRGIVSLDALRAALLVEAHPYVIADDVAVPVPRVRETDDLYTALRAFRTTGAAALPVCAADSDAVVGILRHDALDRALDRAVAARLDTEPVADREA